One segment of Drosophila ananassae strain 14024-0371.13 chromosome 3R, ASM1763931v2, whole genome shotgun sequence DNA contains the following:
- the LOC123257461 gene encoding glycine-rich cell wall structural protein 1.0-like, producing the protein MVQEKKWSKRNSGGLGHRGGGGPPAQPSANGGAPETKEKPRKEGGGRNPSPGKGEVEFGHGDGQGGRPAMEGGGGIGARSNAQESGAPEMPTKQDHPADPVGQGEVTGRQNKEDDGSTGVANPEVAAGAMDARSMGVAGPKDKASVGAANVGSGEEAALANPHTDGFGRKRSGGAARKLATRAAAESGGGGQAKTAVNGQMERDLAGGGNVFGCAEALMG; encoded by the exons ATGGTCcaggaaaaaaaatggagtAAAAGAAATTCCGGTGGGCTCGGCCAccgtggaggaggaggaccaccggccCAGCCAAGCGCTAACGGCGGTGCTCCAGAGACGAAGGAGAAGCCACGAAAGGAGGGAGGTGGACGCAACCCTAGCCCTGGCAAGGGCGAGGTTGAATTTGGCCACGGAGATGGCCAAGGAGGCCGTCCAGCGATGGAGGGCGGAGGTGGCATTGGGGCGCGGAGCAATGCTCAGGAGAGCGGCGCGCCGGAGATGCCAACGAAGCAGGACCACCCGGCGGATCCGGTGGGCCAAGGAGAAGTCACTGGACGCCAGAATAAGGAGGATGACGGGTCCACGGGAGTGGCCAATccggaagtggcagccg GAGCCATGGACGCgaggtccatgggtgtggccGGCCCCAAAGACAAGGCCAGCGTTGGAGCGGCAAACGTCGGGTCCGGAGAAGAGGCCGCCCTGGCCAATCCTCATACGGACGGATTCGGCAGGAAAAGGAGTGGCGGTGCCGCAAGAAAGCTGGCCACCAGAGCTGCAGCGGAAagtggaggaggaggccaGGCGAAGACGGCAGTAAATGGGCAGATGGAGCGTGATCTGGCTGGTGGGGGGAATGTTTTCGGGTGCGCGGAGGCGCTAATGGGATAA